From Syntrophales bacterium, the proteins below share one genomic window:
- the flgG gene encoding flagellar basal-body rod protein FlgG, with protein sequence MIRSLWTAATGMGAQQLEQDIIANNLANVNTVGFKKSRADFQDLMYQVLTKSGSQTSAGNQLPAGIEVGLGVKPTATQKIFTQGDYKQTGNQFDFAIEGNGFFQIDNNGRTAYTRAGSFKINRDGIVTNTEGLKVTPEISAPQGTVAFTVDSGGTWTASDNTGAALATGRIELADFLNPAGLTSLGRNLYDKTEGSGEPFAGNPGENGFGTVTQRFLEMANVSVIDEMVSMIVGQRAYEINSKSVQTADSMLGIINNLKR encoded by the coding sequence ATGATCAGGTCTTTATGGACGGCGGCTACCGGAATGGGGGCGCAACAGCTTGAACAGGATATTATTGCCAACAATCTGGCCAATGTCAATACGGTGGGATTCAAGAAATCCCGAGCGGATTTTCAAGACCTTATGTATCAAGTGCTGACCAAGTCCGGTTCGCAGACATCAGCGGGGAACCAGCTTCCGGCGGGTATCGAGGTTGGCTTGGGGGTGAAGCCGACGGCAACGCAAAAGATTTTTACGCAGGGCGATTACAAGCAGACGGGGAACCAGTTTGATTTTGCGATCGAGGGAAACGGCTTTTTTCAGATCGATAACAACGGCCGCACCGCCTACACACGAGCTGGCAGTTTCAAAATTAATCGGGACGGGATCGTCACCAATACCGAGGGGTTGAAGGTAACGCCGGAGATATCCGCACCTCAGGGGACGGTTGCCTTTACCGTTGACAGCGGCGGCACCTGGACCGCCAGTGACAATACGGGCGCGGCGCTGGCTACGGGCCGGATCGAGCTTGCCGATTTTCTGAACCCGGCCGGTTTGACAAGCCTCGGCCGAAATCTTTACGATAAAACCGAGGGCTCCGGCGAACCGTTTGCCGGAAATCCCGGGGAAAATGGATTCGGCACGGTTACTCAACGTTTTCTGGAAATGGCCAATGTCAGCGTCATTGACGAAATGGTCAGCATGATCGTCGGGCAGCGAGCCTACGAAATAAATTCCAAATCTGTTCAGACCGCCGACAGCATGTTGGGAATTATCAATAATTTGAAGAGATAG
- the flgA gene encoding flagellar basal body P-ring formation chaperone FlgA, with protein MGKLFLQLKRYQVGAFILIVLSLLSAMQVQAATVAAEVIKAAVTGYVEKNSRWPAGCVRVSFRSHVADEELPVSAVSLRVTSRPGEDFLDYSALTVGFYSAGKLLRERSVSVSMEVLTDVVVSARSLPRNQIIQSGDMYVQKRWLKRVPANLATLSEAAGKVLTMTLGANREITRNLLSEPTLVKRGKVVRILLDNDVLMIAAIGLSEEEGRKNQIIRVKNLSSNRVIYAKVTGGDTVRVDF; from the coding sequence ATGGGCAAATTGTTTTTACAATTGAAACGATATCAAGTGGGCGCGTTTATTCTGATAGTGTTATCGCTGCTCTCCGCGATGCAGGTGCAGGCGGCAACGGTTGCGGCTGAAGTTATAAAGGCGGCGGTAACGGGCTATGTGGAAAAAAACAGCCGCTGGCCGGCTGGTTGTGTTCGCGTCTCTTTTCGGTCGCATGTGGCGGATGAGGAATTGCCTGTTTCTGCCGTGTCATTGCGGGTGACCAGCCGCCCTGGCGAGGATTTTCTTGATTATTCGGCATTAACCGTTGGTTTTTACTCAGCGGGGAAATTGCTGCGGGAAAGGTCGGTAAGCGTATCCATGGAGGTGCTTACAGATGTCGTGGTGAGCGCCCGGTCACTGCCGAGGAACCAGATTATCCAATCCGGCGACATGTATGTTCAGAAGCGGTGGCTGAAAAGAGTGCCGGCGAACCTGGCGACTTTATCGGAAGCGGCAGGCAAGGTTTTGACTATGACCCTTGGCGCCAACAGGGAAATTACAAGAAATCTGCTCAGCGAGCCGACCCTGGTAAAAAGGGGAAAGGTCGTGAGGATTTTGCTTGATAACGACGTTCTGATGATTGCCGCAATCGGGTTGTCGGAGGAGGAAGGACGTAAGAATCAGATCATCCGGGTAAAGAACCTCTCCTCCAACAGGGTAATTTACGCCAAGGTAACGGGCGGCGACACCGTCCGGGTGGATTTTTAG
- a CDS encoding flagellar basal body L-ring protein FlgH, protein MEKVIMRMSGIVLVFASLLLAGCASNNDNVRHAPPIPPTPQAEARLAEPGSIWPGEGSRNNLFADNKARYVNDIVTIVVSEVTQGTSKASTNTSRDSSTTAGITGLLGLDKSLQAMNAKLNPSIQVGGSASNSLKGVGDTSRGSTFTTKITARVVKVMDNGNLAIEGWRQLKMNGESQYVVIRGIVRPDDITSDNLISSQYIADARIDYVGDGVINDKMKPGWLTKVVDYVWPF, encoded by the coding sequence ATGGAAAAGGTAATTATGCGAATGTCCGGTATCGTTTTGGTGTTTGCTTCTTTGTTGTTGGCTGGGTGTGCCTCGAATAACGACAATGTTCGTCATGCACCCCCGATTCCCCCCACCCCGCAGGCGGAGGCCCGGCTTGCCGAGCCCGGTTCGATCTGGCCGGGGGAGGGGTCGAGAAACAACCTCTTTGCTGACAACAAGGCGAGATATGTCAACGACATCGTGACCATTGTCGTTAGCGAAGTAACGCAGGGGACAAGCAAGGCCAGCACCAATACCAGTCGTGACTCCAGCACAACCGCGGGGATCACCGGGCTGCTCGGGCTTGACAAATCGCTCCAGGCGATGAATGCCAAATTGAATCCGTCGATTCAGGTCGGAGGCTCGGCATCCAACTCGTTGAAGGGGGTGGGAGATACCTCACGGGGAAGCACTTTTACAACAAAGATTACGGCCCGGGTGGTGAAGGTGATGGACAACGGCAATCTGGCCATTGAAGGGTGGCGGCAATTGAAGATGAACGGCGAGAGCCAGTACGTGGTGATCAGAGGCATCGTCCGTCCCGATGATATTACCTCCGACAATCTTATCTCCTCCCAGTACATTGCCGACGCCCGGATAGATTATGTCGGCGACGGCGTTATCAATGACAAGATGAAGCCCGGCTGGCTGACCAAGGTAGTCGATTATGTCTGGCCGTTTTAA